One genomic region from Rhodospirillales bacterium RIFCSPLOWO2_02_FULL_58_16 encodes:
- a CDS encoding acetolactate synthase, large subunit, biosynthetic type, giving the protein MPKTKRPETKMTGAEIVLRALKDQGVDVIFGYPGGVTLSLYDEIYKQNHIRHYLCRHEQGCVHAAEGYARSTGKTGVALVTSGPGATNTITGLANAMMDSTPLVCFTGQVSTSMIGNDSFQEADTTGITRSCTKHNYLVKKTEDLARIIHEAFHVAGKGRPGPVVIDLPKDVIIGHGEYIGPEQVIHKTYQPKVKGDMARIREAVAMIAGAERPILYAGGGVINSGPDASKLLAEFAHMTGLPCTLTLMGLGAFPASDKQFLGMLGMHGTYEANMAMHQSDLIVCVGARFDDRITGRLDKFAPYAKKIHIDIDPSSINKSVIVDIPIVGDVAHVLEDMIKVWESTKAKIDGTALKNWWKAIDGWRARNCLGYKKNNDLPRPQYVLDRLNKLLKDQNAYVTTDVGQHQMWAAQYLGFDKPKRLVTSGGLGTMGFGLPAALGVQVAHPDAQVIVITSDASIQMNIQELATATAYGLPIKIVCLNNVALGMVRQWQELFFDKRYSQTLFDRQPDFVKLVEAYGGKGIRVEKAKDVDGALQAMLDHDGLLFLDIRTEQKENVFPMIVVGAAHNEMIFNSEESESTGADEDVVLA; this is encoded by the coding sequence CTCTCCTTGTACGATGAGATTTACAAGCAGAACCACATACGCCACTACCTGTGCCGCCATGAACAGGGGTGCGTACACGCCGCCGAGGGCTATGCCCGCTCCACCGGCAAGACCGGCGTCGCCCTGGTCACTTCGGGACCGGGCGCCACCAACACCATAACCGGCCTGGCCAATGCCATGATGGATAGCACGCCGCTGGTCTGCTTCACCGGTCAGGTATCGACGAGCATGATCGGCAACGACTCCTTCCAGGAAGCCGACACCACAGGCATTACCCGCTCGTGCACCAAGCATAATTATCTGGTCAAGAAAACCGAGGACCTGGCGCGCATCATTCACGAGGCCTTCCATGTCGCCGGCAAAGGCCGCCCAGGGCCGGTGGTTATCGATCTGCCCAAGGATGTCATTATCGGGCACGGCGAATATATCGGTCCTGAACAGGTCATCCACAAAACCTACCAGCCCAAGGTCAAGGGCGACATGGCGCGCATCAGGGAAGCGGTGGCGATGATCGCCGGCGCCGAACGCCCGATTCTGTACGCCGGCGGCGGCGTCATCAACTCCGGCCCCGACGCCTCGAAACTGCTGGCCGAGTTCGCCCACATGACCGGTCTTCCCTGTACGCTGACGCTGATGGGGCTGGGCGCCTTCCCGGCGTCCGACAAACAGTTCCTGGGGATGCTCGGCATGCACGGCACTTACGAGGCCAACATGGCCATGCACCAAAGCGACCTTATCGTGTGCGTCGGCGCCCGCTTCGATGATCGGATCACCGGGCGGCTGGACAAGTTTGCTCCCTACGCCAAAAAAATCCATATCGATATCGACCCGTCATCAATCAACAAGAGCGTGATTGTCGATATCCCCATCGTCGGCGATGTCGCTCATGTGCTGGAAGACATGATCAAGGTGTGGGAATCGACAAAGGCCAAGATCGACGGGACGGCGCTGAAAAATTGGTGGAAGGCCATCGACGGATGGCGCGCCCGCAACTGTCTCGGCTACAAGAAAAACAACGATCTGCCCAGGCCCCAATATGTGCTTGACCGCCTTAACAAGCTGCTCAAAGACCAAAACGCCTACGTCACCACCGATGTCGGGCAGCATCAGATGTGGGCGGCCCAATACCTCGGCTTTGACAAACCCAAGCGGCTGGTGACCTCGGGCGGCCTGGGTACTATGGGGTTCGGCCTACCGGCGGCGCTCGGCGTACAGGTCGCTCACCCCGACGCCCAGGTTATCGTCATCACCAGCGACGCCTCGATCCAGATGAACATCCAGGAATTGGCGACCGCCACCGCCTACGGATTGCCGATAAAAATTGTGTGCCTCAACAACGTCGCTTTGGGCATGGTGCGTCAGTGGCAGGAGTTATTCTTTGACAAACGCTACTCGCAAACCCTGTTTGACCGGCAGCCTGATTTCGTCAAGCTGGTCGAGGCCTACGGCGGCAAGGGCATCAGGGTGGAAAAGGCGAAGGACGTGGACGGGGCGCTTCAGGCAATGCTTGACCACGACGGTTTGCTGTTTCTCGACATCCGCACCGAACAGAAGGAAAATGTTTTCCCGATGATCGTCGTCGGCGCCGCCCATAATGAGATGATTTTCAATTCCGAGGAATCGGAATCGACAGGGGCCGACGAGGACGTAGTGCTGGCATAA
- a CDS encoding acetolactate synthase small subunit, with protein sequence MTDPNKDLEFHTIAVLVDNEAGVLARVAGLFSGRGYNIESLTVAVVSRSQALSRITIVTSGTAMIIEQIKAQLERLVPVHKVTDLTLAGAHVERELALVKVRGTGEHRVESLRIADIFRARAVDSTNDSFVFEIVGDTGKLDAFIRLMEPLGLVDVSRTGIAAIARGADPM encoded by the coding sequence GTGACTGATCCGAACAAAGACCTCGAATTTCATACCATTGCCGTCCTCGTCGATAACGAGGCGGGGGTGCTGGCTCGCGTCGCCGGACTGTTTTCGGGGCGCGGCTACAATATCGAGAGTCTGACCGTGGCCGTGGTCAGCCGTTCGCAAGCCCTGTCGCGCATTACCATCGTTACCTCAGGCACGGCAATGATCATCGAGCAGATCAAGGCCCAGTTGGAACGTCTGGTGCCGGTGCACAAGGTCACCGACCTTACCTTGGCGGGCGCTCATGTAGAGCGGGAACTGGCTTTGGTCAAGGTTCGCGGCACAGGCGAGCATCGCGTCGAGTCGCTCCGCATCGCCGATATTTTCCGCGCTCGCGCCGTCGACAGCACCAACGATTCCTTCGTTTTCGAGATCGTCGGCGATACCGGCAAGCTGGATGCGTTCATCAGACTGATGGAGCCGCTGGGTCTGGTCGACGTGTCGCGCACAGGCATCGCCGCTATTGCGCGGGGCGCCGATCCTATGTAG
- a CDS encoding ketol-acid reductoisomerase, with protein MRVFYDKDADADLIKAKKVAIIGYGSQGHAHALNLRDSGVKNIAVALRAGSPSIKKAEGEGLKVMTPGEAAKWADVVMMLAPDELQAEIYNHDLKDNMNKGAALAFAHGLNIHFCLIEPRADLDVFMVAPKGPGHTVRAEYQKGGGVPCLLAVEQDAGGNAHGIGLSYASAVGGGRSGIIETTFREECETDLFGEQAVLCGGLTSLIMAGYETLVEAGYAKEMAYFECLHEVKLIVDLIYEGGIANMRYSISNTAEFGDYVSGPRVIDAGAKQRMKDILDDIQSGRFTSRWMTECKAGQPSFKAMRRRGGEHDIEKVGQKLRAMMPWIGKNKLVDKSKN; from the coding sequence ATGCGCGTTTTTTATGACAAGGACGCTGACGCCGATCTGATCAAGGCCAAAAAAGTAGCCATTATCGGCTACGGCAGCCAAGGCCACGCCCACGCGCTGAACCTGCGCGACAGCGGCGTCAAGAATATAGCGGTGGCGTTACGCGCCGGCTCGCCAAGCATCAAAAAGGCCGAGGGCGAAGGCCTTAAGGTAATGACCCCCGGCGAGGCCGCCAAATGGGCCGACGTGGTGATGATGCTGGCGCCTGACGAGCTTCAGGCGGAAATATACAACCATGACCTCAAGGACAACATGAATAAAGGGGCGGCGCTGGCCTTCGCCCACGGCCTCAACATCCACTTCTGCCTGATCGAACCCCGCGCTGATCTGGACGTGTTCATGGTGGCGCCCAAAGGCCCCGGCCATACGGTGCGCGCCGAGTATCAGAAAGGCGGCGGCGTGCCGTGCCTGCTGGCCGTCGAGCAGGATGCCGGCGGCAACGCTCACGGCATCGGCCTGTCCTACGCCTCGGCGGTAGGCGGCGGGCGCTCGGGCATTATCGAGACCACCTTCCGCGAGGAATGCGAGACCGACCTGTTCGGCGAACAGGCGGTGCTGTGCGGGGGCCTGACCTCGTTGATCATGGCCGGCTATGAGACCCTGGTCGAGGCCGGATACGCCAAGGAAATGGCCTATTTTGAATGTCTGCATGAAGTGAAGCTGATCGTCGATCTGATCTACGAAGGCGGCATCGCCAACATGCGCTATTCCATCTCCAACACCGCCGAGTTCGGCGATTATGTGTCCGGCCCCAGAGTGATCGACGCCGGCGCCAAGCAACGCATGAAGGATATCCTGGACGACATCCAGTCGGGTCGCTTCACCAGCCGGTGGATGACCGAATGCAAGGCCGGCCAGCCTAGTTTCAAGGCCATGCGGCGACGCGGCGGCGAACACGATATCGAGAAAGTAGGCCAAAAACTCCGCGCCATGATGCCGTGGATCGGCAAAAACAAACTGGTCGATAAGTCGAAGAATTAA